A genomic stretch from Aerococcaceae bacterium zg-1292 includes:
- a CDS encoding polyprenyl synthetase family protein, with protein sequence MSILTFDNLREIFNRGLEQTTRYETTPIELMEPMIYSLLNGGKRVRPVMLLWVLGIQGIDSVKLGLKTAIALEYIHTYSLIHDDLPAMDNDDYRRGQLTSHKKFGEATAILTGDALLTDAFNVITSDDFLTPEQKVKIIHLLSQAAGSVGMIAGQMSDIQSTGQAITLEQLARIHYLKTGKLFLFAVQAASVIAGLPFEVQEQLEQFAAHFGRAFQIHNDIMDEIGTIDTTGKQTQADSALDKVTYPSLLSLDGAKQALADELSHAVVVLDTLTAQTGKDYQSLAQFLSFVSVE encoded by the coding sequence ATGAGTATCTTAACATTTGATAATTTGCGCGAAATTTTTAATCGAGGTCTTGAACAAACAACGCGTTATGAAACGACACCGATTGAGTTGATGGAACCGATGATTTACTCTTTATTGAATGGCGGTAAACGTGTGCGGCCGGTAATGTTATTATGGGTACTCGGGATTCAAGGGATTGATTCCGTCAAGTTAGGTTTAAAAACAGCGATAGCGTTAGAATATATCCATACTTATTCATTGATACATGATGATTTGCCAGCAATGGATAATGATGATTATCGCCGTGGTCAATTGACCAGCCATAAAAAATTTGGTGAAGCAACGGCTATTTTAACCGGTGATGCATTATTGACGGATGCCTTTAATGTTATTACTAGTGATGATTTTTTAACACCGGAGCAAAAAGTAAAAATTATTCACTTGCTGAGCCAAGCGGCAGGTTCGGTAGGAATGATTGCTGGACAAATGAGTGATATTCAATCGACCGGTCAAGCGATTACGCTTGAGCAATTGGCACGCATTCATTACTTAAAAACGGGCAAGTTATTTTTATTTGCAGTGCAAGCAGCCAGTGTGATTGCTGGATTACCGTTTGAGGTTCAGGAACAACTCGAACAATTTGCCGCACATTTTGGTCGCGCCTTTCAAATTCATAACGATATTATGGATGAGATTGGTACGATTGATACAACAGGTAAACAAACACAAGCAGATAGTGCATTAGACAAAGTGACTTATCCAAGTTTATTGTCATTAGACGGTGCCAAACAGGCTTTAGCTGACGAATTGTCACACGCGGTTGTCGTACTAGATACTTTGACAGCGCAAACGGGTAAGGATTATCAATCATTAGCGCAATTTTTATCATTTGTGAGTGTGGAGTAA
- the trmL gene encoding tRNA (uridine(34)/cytosine(34)/5-carboxymethylaminomethyluridine(34)-2'-O)-methyltransferase TrmL translates to MKNHIALFEPVMPANTGNIARTCAATNTTLHLIEPLGFSTDDKMLKRAGLDYWHHVEIHYHKNLTAFLEWLGDRRLFLITKFAPSIYSQVDLADESVVEQVFLFGKETTGLPIELMEARKQDCLRIPMNDDHVRSLNLSNTANIIIYEALRQQNYAGMDKTHMYRDTDKARQLEW, encoded by the coding sequence TTGAAAAATCATATTGCACTATTTGAACCAGTGATGCCTGCTAATACAGGTAATATTGCTAGAACTTGCGCAGCGACCAATACGACGTTGCATTTGATTGAGCCATTAGGCTTTAGTACCGACGATAAAATGTTAAAGCGGGCCGGGCTAGATTACTGGCATCATGTTGAGATTCATTATCACAAAAATTTAACGGCTTTTTTAGAATGGCTCGGTGACCGTCGGCTATTTCTTATTACTAAATTTGCGCCATCGATATATTCACAGGTGGACTTGGCAGATGAATCGGTAGTCGAACAAGTATTTTTATTTGGGAAAGAAACGACAGGATTGCCGATTGAACTGATGGAAGCACGTAAACAAGACTGCTTGCGTATTCCGATGAATGACGACCACGTACGTTCACTAAATCTATCGAATACAGCAAATATTATTATCTATGAAGCACTGCGTCAACAAAATTATGCGGGCATGGATAAGACACATATGTATCGCGATACTGATAAGGCACGCCAATTAGAGTGGTAA
- the recN gene encoding DNA repair protein RecN translates to MLQSIKIESFAIIDQVTIDFSNHMTVLSGETGAGKSIIIDALGILCGGRGSNEYIRQGSDKLVVEGMFSFDTVPTALTQTLDALGIDCTNLAIDGLIIRREITQQGKNIIRVNGQLINVTTLKRIGEHLVDIHGQNEHQALLDNTQHLALIDQLGDEHFEQLKMNYQQAYEQYQTVRSKWQQSQKNEQEQLQRLSFLEFQVSEIEAANLSKDEYESLEQTSLRLQNAAKISQGVAAINYLLSEHESSILGNLNEVISELGQIQHYHEAFPALFEQLNSMRYDLQEVAHEIAMNGDFGEDDSQSIDEIEARLSELGQLKRKYGMEIEEIMAYYDQISEEIYQVKHREDYLKALSDELRVAYEQAFGLAQALHEARVALAQQLVAAIEKELADLYMSHSRFDVHFETVESQRFELVDIGSVDYLQLNEMGLDIAEFYAITNVGEASKPLVKVASGGELSRFMLALKAVFSRQSGERVMVFDEIDTGVSGRVAQAIAEKIAQIAQVNQVLCITHLAQVAAIAAQQLYIQKIVENNRTHTAVAQVNVAERIEILANMISGKQITDSSRQLAKEMLVEMQSVKERLSES, encoded by the coding sequence ATGTTACAAAGTATCAAAATAGAATCATTTGCGATTATTGACCAAGTGACGATTGATTTTTCCAATCATATGACAGTATTATCTGGTGAGACAGGTGCAGGAAAGTCGATTATTATCGATGCATTGGGTATTTTGTGTGGAGGCCGTGGCTCGAATGAGTATATTCGTCAAGGCAGTGATAAATTAGTGGTTGAAGGGATGTTTTCGTTTGATACTGTACCGACAGCCTTAACGCAAACGCTTGATGCCTTAGGTATCGATTGCACTAATTTGGCTATAGATGGATTAATTATTCGACGAGAAATTACGCAACAAGGTAAAAATATTATTCGTGTCAATGGTCAACTCATTAATGTTACGACGTTGAAACGCATCGGTGAACATTTAGTTGATATTCACGGACAAAATGAACACCAAGCACTCCTTGATAATACACAACATTTAGCTTTAATAGACCAATTAGGTGATGAGCATTTTGAACAATTAAAGATGAATTACCAACAAGCATATGAACAGTACCAAACGGTTCGTTCTAAGTGGCAACAAAGTCAAAAAAATGAACAAGAGCAATTGCAACGCTTGAGCTTTTTAGAGTTTCAAGTGAGTGAAATCGAAGCAGCTAATTTGTCCAAAGATGAATACGAATCACTTGAACAAACTAGTTTGCGCCTGCAAAATGCGGCTAAGATTTCACAAGGTGTCGCTGCTATTAACTATTTATTATCAGAACATGAAAGTAGTATATTAGGTAACTTAAACGAAGTCATCAGTGAATTAGGTCAAATACAACATTATCATGAAGCATTTCCTGCCTTATTTGAACAATTAAATTCAATGCGCTATGATTTACAAGAAGTGGCGCATGAAATCGCAATGAATGGTGATTTTGGCGAAGATGATAGCCAGTCAATTGATGAAATTGAAGCACGGTTGAGTGAATTAGGGCAATTAAAACGTAAATATGGCATGGAAATCGAAGAAATTATGGCGTATTATGACCAAATTTCTGAGGAGATTTACCAAGTTAAACACCGTGAAGATTACTTAAAGGCACTAAGCGATGAATTACGTGTTGCTTATGAGCAAGCATTTGGATTAGCGCAAGCATTACATGAGGCGCGTGTCGCGCTAGCGCAGCAATTGGTCGCAGCCATTGAAAAGGAATTAGCGGATTTATATATGTCACATAGTCGATTTGATGTGCATTTTGAAACGGTGGAGTCACAGCGATTTGAGCTAGTGGATATCGGGAGTGTCGATTACTTACAGCTTAATGAGATGGGATTAGATATTGCAGAATTTTACGCTATCACCAATGTCGGTGAAGCAAGTAAGCCATTGGTTAAGGTAGCTAGTGGTGGTGAGTTGTCACGATTTATGCTGGCGCTCAAAGCGGTCTTTAGTCGTCAATCAGGTGAACGTGTGATGGTGTTTGATGAGATTGATACCGGTGTATCAGGACGCGTCGCTCAAGCGATTGCCGAAAAAATTGCTCAAATTGCGCAAGTGAATCAAGTGCTCTGCATCACGCATTTGGCGCAAGTCGCAGCCATTGCCGCACAACAATTATATATCCAAAAAATTGTTGAAAACAACCGGACACATACAGCTGTTGCTCAAGTGAATGTCGCTGAACGGATTGAAATACTAGCCAATATGATTTCTGGCAAACAAATTACAGATTCTTCACGACAACTCGCTAAAGAAATGTTAGTTGAAATGCAGTCGGTTAAAGAAAGATTAAGTGAGTCCTAG
- a CDS encoding RecX family transcriptional regulator, with protein MKVTKIERQKKNTERYNLYIDNEFWMGIHESVLIQFGLYKAQEISTDTMQEIVASEYAQSVYLKGIHYLSYGLRTIQEMRDYLFEYVENRAKEEAADLSNQRPDLVVESVVERLIGQQYLDDLIYSQSFVRTHANLNYKGPTLIRHQLRQKGVIDSIIDEALQEYPSQQQLENAQTVADKYIAIKTNYPPKKLIEKLREQLRKKGYEQETIQMVLQDIDTSIQEDKQDDLLIKEAEKALRRLARKYEGYLLKQKITETLMRKGFDYDAIKDWQTNNPDVFD; from the coding sequence ATGAAAGTGACGAAAATTGAACGTCAAAAGAAAAATACAGAACGCTATAACCTATATATTGATAATGAATTTTGGATGGGCATCCATGAGTCGGTGCTGATTCAATTTGGCTTATACAAAGCGCAGGAAATATCTACTGATACGATGCAAGAGATTGTTGCTAGTGAATATGCACAGAGTGTTTATTTAAAAGGGATTCATTATTTATCGTATGGTTTACGAACGATCCAAGAAATGCGTGATTATTTATTTGAATATGTCGAAAACCGAGCTAAAGAAGAAGCAGCTGACTTGAGTAATCAGCGTCCGGATTTGGTAGTTGAATCGGTTGTTGAACGTTTAATTGGGCAACAGTATCTCGATGACTTGATATATAGTCAAAGCTTTGTTCGCACGCATGCGAATCTCAATTATAAAGGTCCAACATTGATAAGACATCAATTGCGACAAAAGGGCGTAATTGATTCAATTATCGATGAAGCTTTACAAGAGTATCCCTCTCAACAACAATTGGAAAATGCGCAAACTGTAGCAGACAAGTATATTGCTATTAAAACAAATTATCCTCCCAAAAAATTAATTGAAAAATTACGTGAACAATTGCGAAAAAAAGGATATGAACAAGAAACTATACAAATGGTATTACAAGATATTGATACCTCCATACAAGAAGACAAGCAAGATGATTTATTAATAAAAGAAGCGGAAAAAGCATTGCGGCGTTTAGCACGTAAGTATGAAGGCTATCTACTCAAACAAAAAATAACAGAAACCCTGATGCGCAAAGGATTTGATTATGACGCCATCAAAGATTGGCAGACGAACAATCCGGATGTGTTTGATTAG
- the mgrA gene encoding L-glyceraldehyde 3-phosphate reductase encodes MERGVFSLYQAQTNRYDNMPYHRVGNSGLKLPAISLGLWHNFGDVDALHNQRDIVLGAFDRGITHFDLANNYGPPAGSAEKNFGRILKEDLASYRDELIISSKAGYYMWPGPYGEWGSKKNLIASCDQSLQRLGLDYVDIFYHHRPDSDTPLEETAHALDLLVRQGKALYVGVSNYSAEQTEQMAAIMKRNGTPFIIHQPRYNMFDRWIEDGLTDVLRREGLGAIVFSPLAQGLLTNRYLDGIPKDSRAARADSPFLHEEQVHAKHAAIVQLNEIAKMRQQSLAEMAIAWLLRDRVVTSVLIGASRLSQLEQNIQALNQLDFSDEELTLIETALSEVK; translated from the coding sequence ATGGAGAGAGGAGTTTTTTCATTGTATCAAGCACAAACAAATCGCTATGACAATATGCCGTATCACCGTGTGGGTAACTCAGGATTAAAATTACCGGCAATTTCACTTGGATTATGGCATAATTTTGGAGATGTTGATGCATTGCATAATCAACGTGACATTGTATTGGGGGCTTTTGACCGTGGTATTACACACTTTGATTTAGCAAATAATTATGGCCCTCCAGCTGGTTCAGCGGAGAAAAATTTTGGCCGTATTTTAAAAGAAGATTTAGCCAGCTATCGGGATGAATTAATTATTTCCTCGAAGGCGGGTTATTATATGTGGCCGGGTCCTTATGGTGAATGGGGCAGTAAAAAGAATTTGATTGCGAGCTGCGACCAAAGTTTACAACGGCTGGGCTTAGATTATGTCGATATTTTCTATCATCATCGTCCAGACTCGGATACACCGCTAGAAGAGACCGCGCATGCATTGGACTTATTAGTGCGTCAAGGGAAGGCTTTGTATGTGGGCGTGTCCAATTATTCAGCTGAACAAACTGAACAAATGGCAGCGATTATGAAACGTAATGGGACACCGTTTATTATTCATCAGCCACGTTATAATATGTTTGACCGTTGGATTGAAGATGGGTTAACGGATGTCTTGCGCCGTGAAGGGTTAGGGGCAATTGTCTTTAGTCCGCTGGCACAAGGCTTGTTGACGAATCGTTATTTAGACGGCATTCCAAAGGACTCACGAGCAGCTAGAGCGGATAGTCCATTTTTACACGAAGAGCAAGTGCACGCTAAACATGCGGCGATTGTTCAATTAAATGAAATTGCCAAAATGCGTCAACAATCATTAGCTGAGATGGCGATTGCATGGCTATTGAGAGACCGTGTCGTAACCAGTGTCTTAATTGGCGCTTCAAGGCTCAGTCAATTAGAACAAAATATTCAAGCACTTAATCAGTTAGATTTTAGCGATGAAGAATTAACATTGATTGAGACAGCATTGAGTGAAGTAAAATAA
- a CDS encoding cation:proton antiporter: MMLMSMVLIIILGYLGGGLAKRLTLPSLVGMLLVGMLVGPHGGNLLSPTLLSISADIRRIALIIILLRAGLNLNVQQLKQVGRPALLMCFLPALFEIVAITLIAPHLFSVSSVDALLLGTVIAAVSPAVIVPRMVNLMEEGRGTNKQIPQMILVGASVDDVFVIVIFSTVSQLAMGNHFEATQLLGIPSAILFGVLAGMLLGKLMQWVLKHWSLSHFEKVILLLVLSFCLVSLEDAMTGVIKCSGLLAIMTMGMTLNYYSAEVVKPLSNQLGQLWRLGEIFLFVLVGASINIQYAILSSSAAIILIVSAIVFRIVAVFIAQLRTSLTLKEKLFTAIAYLPKATVQAAIGGIPLAMGIQSGELILTVAVVSILITAPIGAWLIDFLAPKWLTQSEK; this comes from the coding sequence ATTATGTTAATGTCCATGGTACTTATTATTATTTTAGGATATTTAGGTGGTGGTTTAGCCAAGCGGTTGACATTGCCAAGTCTAGTAGGGATGTTATTAGTGGGAATGCTAGTAGGGCCACATGGTGGGAACCTCTTATCGCCCACACTTTTATCTATCTCTGCCGATATTCGGCGTATCGCCTTAATTATTATCTTGTTGCGTGCCGGACTGAATTTGAATGTACAACAATTAAAACAAGTAGGAAGACCAGCATTATTAATGTGCTTTTTGCCTGCGCTCTTTGAAATAGTAGCGATTACTCTCATTGCACCGCATTTATTTTCGGTGTCAAGTGTCGATGCTTTACTGCTTGGGACGGTTATCGCAGCGGTGTCACCCGCAGTGATTGTGCCTAGAATGGTAAATTTAATGGAAGAAGGTCGCGGAACCAACAAACAAATTCCGCAGATGATTCTAGTTGGTGCGTCAGTAGATGATGTGTTTGTGATTGTAATATTTAGTACAGTTTCGCAACTAGCAATGGGTAATCATTTTGAGGCAACACAATTATTAGGCATTCCTAGTGCGATTCTATTTGGAGTATTGGCAGGAATGCTGTTGGGTAAATTAATGCAGTGGGTATTGAAACATTGGTCATTGTCACATTTTGAAAAAGTTATTCTGTTATTAGTGCTGTCATTTTGCTTGGTGAGTCTTGAAGATGCGATGACAGGTGTGATTAAATGCTCAGGCTTATTGGCGATTATGACGATGGGGATGACCTTGAATTATTATTCAGCTGAAGTAGTTAAGCCGCTGTCCAATCAATTAGGGCAATTGTGGCGCTTGGGAGAAATATTTTTATTTGTACTAGTTGGTGCGTCTATCAATATTCAGTATGCTATTTTATCAAGTAGTGCTGCTATTATTTTAATTGTTAGTGCAATAGTATTTCGTATTGTAGCAGTATTCATTGCGCAGTTAAGGACGAGTTTAACGTTAAAAGAGAAATTATTTACAGCGATAGCGTATTTACCAAAGGCGACTGTACAAGCAGCGATTGGCGGTATACCTTTAGCTATGGGGATTCAAAGCGGGGAATTGATTTTAACTGTTGCGGTAGTATCCATATTAATTACTGCACCGATTGGAGCATGGCTGATAGATTTTTTAGCACCAAAATGGTTAACCCAAAGTGAAAAATAA
- the folD gene encoding bifunctional methylenetetrahydrofolate dehydrogenase/methenyltetrahydrofolate cyclohydrolase FolD — protein MVEILSGLKRSKVLLAQYKQQVAQMKEQYHVVPKLVVITVGEDAASMVYVGQKEKKARAIGFDFEWLTLPETITQQELLSTIEQLNEDSRVNGMILQLPLPTHLQERLLLETIAPHKDVDGFHPINMGKLMANQATLLPCTPKGIMDLLAAHHIELSGKHVVIVGRSLIVGLPLQQLMTHANATVTICHSRTKDLASLTKQADIIVSAVGQPGLISKAMVKSGAVVIDVGINRQANGKLVGDVQYDEVSEIAAAITPVPGGVGPMTVAMLLQQTLQCTCEQHHINMDALINQN, from the coding sequence ATGGTAGAAATATTAAGTGGTTTAAAAAGGTCAAAAGTATTATTAGCTCAATACAAACAACAAGTGGCGCAAATGAAAGAGCAGTATCATGTTGTGCCCAAATTGGTAGTCATAACAGTGGGTGAAGATGCTGCTAGTATGGTATATGTTGGCCAAAAAGAGAAAAAAGCGCGTGCTATTGGTTTTGATTTCGAATGGTTAACTTTACCTGAAACAATTACACAGCAAGAATTACTCAGTACTATCGAACAATTAAATGAAGACAGTCGTGTGAATGGAATGATTTTACAGTTGCCGCTGCCTACGCATTTACAGGAGCGATTATTATTAGAAACTATTGCACCGCACAAAGATGTAGATGGCTTTCATCCAATAAATATGGGAAAATTAATGGCGAACCAAGCGACGTTATTGCCTTGTACACCCAAAGGTATAATGGATTTATTAGCAGCCCATCATATTGAATTGAGTGGTAAACATGTCGTGATTGTTGGCCGCAGTTTAATTGTTGGTTTGCCACTACAACAATTAATGACTCATGCGAATGCTACAGTAACTATTTGTCATTCGCGCACTAAAGATTTAGCTTCATTAACGAAGCAAGCAGACATTATTGTTTCAGCAGTCGGTCAACCTGGTTTGATTAGTAAAGCAATGGTAAAATCGGGTGCAGTAGTCATTGATGTTGGGATTAATCGACAAGCCAATGGTAAATTAGTAGGCGACGTACAGTATGATGAGGTCAGCGAAATAGCGGCTGCAATTACGCCGGTGCCTGGTGGTGTCGGACCGATGACAGTTGCGATGTTGCTGCAGCAAACTTTACAATGCACATGTGAACAACATCATATCAATATGGATGCACTAATCAATCAAAATTAA
- the xseB gene encoding exodeoxyribonuclease VII small subunit, with amino-acid sequence MPTKKAKQPESFETALTQLEQIVQQLERGELPLEEALNAFKEGIELSQYCQTALTKAEQTVAKMMTPQGEVLLDEDAV; translated from the coding sequence ATGCCAACGAAGAAAGCAAAACAACCAGAAAGTTTTGAAACAGCGTTAACACAGTTAGAGCAAATTGTACAACAATTAGAACGTGGGGAATTGCCTTTAGAAGAAGCATTAAATGCTTTTAAAGAGGGGATTGAATTGAGCCAATATTGTCAAACAGCTTTGACGAAAGCAGAACAAACGGTTGCTAAAATGATGACGCCACAAGGTGAAGTGTTATTGGATGAGGATGCGGTATGA
- a CDS encoding TlyA family RNA methyltransferase: protein MKKERLDKLVVQLGLTESREQAKRLIMAGQIYDENNQRYDKPGEKIPADKELHIKGKTMPYVSRGGLKLEKAIKVFDIDMTNQRLLDIGASTGGFTDAALQFGAQMSYALDVGYNQLAYSLRIDPRVEVMERQNFRYSTPDDFTRGVPTIASIDVSFISLRLILPPLVDILEQDGVVLALIKPQFEAGRERIGKNGIVKDSMVHQDVLEEVLQFASSIGYVVEDLTFSPITGGEGNIEFLAKLRNAKQLNNQSWQNVAIEDIVAQAHDTF, encoded by the coding sequence ATGAAAAAAGAACGATTAGATAAATTAGTAGTTCAATTAGGATTGACTGAATCAAGAGAACAGGCGAAACGATTAATTATGGCGGGACAGATTTATGATGAGAATAATCAGCGTTATGATAAGCCTGGAGAAAAAATCCCTGCGGATAAAGAATTGCATATTAAAGGTAAAACAATGCCTTATGTTAGTCGTGGCGGATTAAAATTAGAAAAAGCGATTAAGGTATTTGATATCGATATGACCAATCAACGGCTTTTGGATATTGGTGCATCGACAGGCGGGTTTACTGATGCGGCACTCCAATTTGGTGCTCAAATGAGTTATGCATTAGATGTTGGCTATAACCAATTAGCATACTCTCTACGTATTGACCCTCGTGTTGAAGTGATGGAGCGGCAAAATTTTCGTTATTCAACACCAGACGATTTTACACGCGGAGTGCCGACCATTGCGAGTATTGATGTGTCGTTTATCTCCTTACGTCTTATACTACCACCGCTCGTCGATATTTTAGAACAAGATGGTGTAGTATTGGCATTGATTAAACCACAATTTGAAGCAGGAAGAGAACGTATCGGTAAAAATGGAATTGTCAAAGATTCCATGGTTCACCAAGATGTATTAGAAGAAGTATTACAATTTGCCAGTTCAATCGGTTATGTGGTTGAAGACTTAACGTTCTCACCGATTACAGGTGGCGAAGGGAATATTGAGTTTTTAGCAAAATTACGCAATGCCAAGCAATTAAATAATCAAAGCTGGCAAAATGTGGCGATTGAAGACATTGTTGCGCAAGCACATGATACATTTTAA
- a CDS encoding exodeoxyribonuclease VII large subunit, which yields MTEKYLSVKALTQYLKRKFDADPHLQRVFVVGEVSNFRLRPNAHQYFNLKDEQARISAVMYKGAFNKLNFRLEEGMKVLAVGRVTLFEPSGQYQLVIESIQPDGVGALYQALEQLKQKFQAAGLFQQNQRPIVRFPKKIAVITSPTGAVIRDILTTIKRRYPIVQVTVFPTRVQGKESVAEIVKAFEQVKQRATEFDTVILARGGGSIEDLWSFNEEVVAQAILSCPIPVISSIGHETDITIADLVADLRAPTPTAAAELSTPVMVELLQGIAAHQERLIHAMNKLMREKQKRLTTVQQSYVLMQPERLYQAYSQQLDALTQLLNEYQQRYFSQKNHAVQLLTQRLLLSTPQQKVKQHEQQVNFLTERLSRSMQHYLQEKQQVFQKQIIQLDAYSPLNILARGYSVVTAKNEVVKSIEQVDTNQMLSIRVSDGLIQATVEATQPEQT from the coding sequence GTGACAGAAAAATATTTAAGTGTGAAAGCCTTAACTCAATATTTAAAGCGTAAATTTGATGCGGACCCGCATTTGCAACGAGTGTTTGTAGTCGGGGAAGTATCCAATTTTCGGTTGCGACCGAACGCGCATCAATATTTTAATTTGAAAGATGAACAGGCACGAATTAGCGCAGTAATGTATAAGGGCGCTTTTAATAAGTTGAACTTTCGTTTAGAAGAAGGGATGAAAGTATTAGCGGTAGGGCGCGTGACTTTATTTGAACCATCAGGGCAGTATCAATTGGTGATTGAATCGATTCAACCAGATGGTGTTGGTGCCTTGTACCAGGCATTGGAGCAATTGAAGCAGAAGTTTCAAGCTGCTGGATTATTTCAACAAAACCAACGACCGATTGTCCGTTTTCCTAAAAAAATTGCGGTGATAACAAGTCCAACAGGTGCAGTAATTCGAGATATTTTAACGACGATTAAACGGCGCTATCCGATTGTGCAAGTGACTGTATTTCCAACCCGTGTGCAAGGTAAGGAATCTGTCGCTGAAATCGTTAAAGCGTTTGAACAAGTCAAACAACGTGCGACTGAATTTGATACAGTGATTTTGGCACGTGGGGGTGGCTCCATTGAAGATTTGTGGTCTTTTAATGAAGAAGTGGTCGCACAAGCGATTCTGTCGTGCCCGATACCAGTCATCTCATCAATTGGTCATGAAACAGATATTACGATTGCTGATTTGGTTGCCGATTTACGTGCACCGACACCAACAGCAGCGGCAGAATTATCGACACCGGTTATGGTTGAGTTGTTGCAAGGAATTGCAGCACATCAAGAACGACTGATTCACGCGATGAATAAATTAATGCGTGAGAAACAAAAACGTTTAACTACTGTCCAACAGTCATATGTATTGATGCAGCCAGAACGTTTGTACCAAGCATATTCACAACAATTAGATGCATTAACGCAATTACTCAATGAGTACCAACAGCGTTATTTTAGTCAAAAAAATCATGCGGTTCAGTTATTAACACAACGATTGCTCTTATCAACACCGCAGCAAAAAGTGAAGCAACATGAGCAACAGGTAAACTTTTTAACAGAACGCTTGAGTCGCAGTATGCAACACTATTTACAAGAAAAACAACAAGTGTTTCAAAAGCAAATCATACAACTGGATGCGTATAGCCCACTGAATATTCTAGCAAGAGGTTATTCAGTCGTCACAGCTAAAAATGAAGTGGTAAAAAGTATTGAACAAGTAGACACTAATCAAATGCTGTCGATACGTGTCAGCGATGGACTGATTCAAGCAACTGTTGAAGCAACACAACCAGAACAAACATAG